Proteins from a single region of Scatophagus argus isolate fScaArg1 chromosome 23, fScaArg1.pri, whole genome shotgun sequence:
- the ltb4r gene encoding leukotriene B4 receptor 1, with product MASNITTTSGHSPSASFSLPITPSAQVGITILTLAFVLGFPGNLFVVWSVLCWVKKRSVTCLLVLNLAAADALVLLSAPFFLRYLAGGRGWEFGSAACKLVHYLSSVNMYVSIYLICLMSMDRWLAVTKPFVSQRMRTKRSLLVLLMAVWTLAFILSLPMPFYRSNLQKVLPNNVTLKFCIPYHWGSVGHKVFQYLFETFMGCLVPFSLITTCYSSVICRLQSAKFKSRAKSSRLILLIICTFAVFWLPYHIVNVIEVVGLLQDRKSVILAAKAARPNVTAFAYFSSAVNPILYACAGSSHIRHAGLSFMGKLFEATYSESRSTSTFTRSGRTSSSSPDESSVLQTLSVKLGRPFKGRNRDKSGSVPGYEVDEPELKTLATVGTEQSSD from the exons ATGGCGTCcaacatcaccaccacctccGGGCACTCCCCCTCCGCCTCGTTCTCTCTGCCCATCACTCCCTCAGCTCAGGTCGGCATCACCATCCTAACCCTGGCGTTCGTGCTGGGCTTCCCCGGGAACCTGTTTGTGGTTTGGTCAGTGCTCTGCTGGGTGAAGAAGCGCTCAGTGACCTGTTTGTTGGTGCTGAATCTGGCTGCGGCGGATGCATTAGTGCTGCTCAGCGCCCCTTTCTTCCTGCGCTACCTGGCTGGAGGCCGGGGCTGGGAGTTTGGCTCAGCAGCATGCAAGCTGGTGCACTACCTGTCGAGTGTGAACATGTATGTGTCCATTTACCTCATCTGCCTGATGAGCATGGACCGCTGGCTGGCCGTCACCAAGCCTTTTGTGTCCCAGAGAATGAGAACCAAGCGCTCTCTCCTGGTTCTTCTGATGGCTGTCTGGACGTTAGCGTTCATCTTGTCGCTGCCGATGCCTTTCTACCGCAG TAATCTGCAGAAGGTACTGCCAAACAATGTCACTTTGAAATTTTGCATCCCATACCATTGGGGTAGCGTGGGTCACAAGGTTTTCCAGTACCTGTTTGAGACCTTCATGGGCTGCCTGGTGCCTTTCTCCCTCATCACCACCTGTTACTCCTCCGTCATCTGCCGCCTGCAAAGCGCCAAGTTCAAAAGCAGAGCGAAAAGCAGCCGCCTCATCCTGCTGATCATCTGTACCTTTGCAGTATTCTGGCTGCCCTATCACATCGTCAACGTCATAGAG GTGGTCGGTTTGTTGCAGGACAGGAAATCAGTGATCCTGGCAGCAAAAGCGGCCCGTCCAAACGTCACAGCCTTCGCATACTTCAGCAGTGCTGTCAACCCCATTCTCTACGCCTGTGCTGGCAGCTCCCACATCCGCCACGCCGGCCTCAGCTTCATGGGCAAGCTCTTCGAGGCCACCTACTCGGAGAGCAGGAGTACGTCTACCTTCACCCGCAGTGGCCGAACCAGCAGCTCTTCACCGGACGAGAGCTCTGTCCTGCAGACGTTATCTGTCAAACTGGGGAGGCCCTTCAAAGGCAGGAACAGGGACAAGAGCGGCAGCGTGCCAGGCTATGAGGTCGACGAACCTGAACTCAAAACTCTGGCCACTGTGGGCACTGAGCAGAGCAGCGATTAA
- the LOC124054934 gene encoding GTPase IMAP family member 7-like produces the protein MALSTRRIVVMGKTGAGKSSLINTIFRDTVFKINHTAESGTNECQAETRPLNGRSITVIDTPGFFDTKRSEEELKAEVVRCITECSPGPHAFLIVLKVEKFTEQEQDIVTKMCQYFSEEAFRYTTVLFTHGDQLCEGQKIEEFVSHSEGLSDLVKKCGGRCHVMDNKYWKNNQQGEYRSNQFQVAELLKTIEKMTESNKGRCYTNEMLQKWEKQIREEEDHIKQSSPNMSQEAIREQAKSSVWMSWLAAGITAATLLGLFLGRR, from the exons ATGGCCT TGTCAACAAGAAGGATTGTGGTCATGGGAAAAACTGGAGCTGGGAAGAGCAGCCTCATCAACACCATATTTAGAGACACTGTGTTCAAAATAAACCATACAGCTGAGTCCGGAACAAATGAATGTCAAGCAGAAACCAGACCACTCAATGGAAGAAGCATCACTGTGATCGACACTCCTGGGTTTTTTGACACAAAGAGgtctgaggaggagctgaaggctGAGGTAGTGAGGTGTATCACAGAGTGCTCACCTGGTCCTCACGCTTTTCTCATTGTGCTGAAGGTGGAGAAATTCACTGAGCAGGAGCAGGACATTGTCactaaaatgtgtcaatatttCTCTGAAGAAGCTTTCAGATATACCACAGTCCTCTTCACTCATGGTGACCAGCTCTGTGAAGGGCAGAAGATTGAGGAGTTTGTCAGCCACAGTGAGGGCCTGAGTGATCTGGTGAAGAAGTGTGGAGGTCGCTGTCACGTCATGGATAATAAATACTGGAAGAACAACCAACAGGGTGAATACAGGAGCAACCAGTTCCAGGTGGCAGAGCTGCTCAAGACAATAGAGAAGATGACTGAGTCGAATAAAGGAAGGTGCTATACTAATGAGATGCTACAGAAATGGGAGAAGCAAATACGAGAAGAGGAAGATCATATAAAGCAGTCGTCTCCAAACATGTCACAGGAAGCAATCAGAGAGCAGGCTAAAAGCAGTGTTTGGATGAGTTGGTTGGCAGCAGGCATCACTGCAGCAACACTGTTGGGGCTTTTCCTTGGTAGGAGATGA
- the LOC124054835 gene encoding uncharacterized protein LOC124054835 isoform X1 — MGDTYQYPVFFECDSLLGDQIKKIEKYFRIRRRSGGGDCGPLTCVDGRIYSVAFKDQRDQQAVLQRSEHDVDGVVFTVRASLEPHTSSPAGGQGFTAPAQSPQPMPASTAPPSGEEYELQPDSYPLHDLKECPKAHSSTARGSTAGAPGNSVHVEVIQGTIETQQVDAVASPMVGHHPLSTRIGQTLSEMAGHQMKVKFLEEAGEGIFPGDTVLVEDLPGLPSRAVFFLSLIPWDEDQDGAAVQALRLGINTILTSCENKGFGSVALPVLGAGIALRFPDSVVARVLLEEIHSFEQDRASRTPLLVRIIIHPDDEELSEVFTPAQEALQLKEFTKDVHQPDQGPTTKRIVLLGKTGSGKSNLANTIFGEKVFITNHSPNSGTSECQAETKSVNGRSVTLIDTPGLFDAGRSEEELRPEILSCITECAPGPHAFLIVLRVEKFTEHEQAVINKICQYFSGDALKYAVIVFTHGDQLPKGMKIEEFVSQNVSLSDLVKQCGGRCHVVDNKYWKNKLQNNYRSNQFQVEELLSTIDKMVMENNGGYYTNDMLQAVENEVQAEEEEIRQKSGNMSEEEIRKQAKSKVSQRFLIQLAGTATGALLGAFFGVAAMVGLVITALHNTSGLLKLIKKPAVGGVAAAAAAGGGEVAVIAAGVTVGLAAAATGATMGGMIGHEAAERAETPQEAAQMAFNSVIEKSKAQLKQL; from the exons ATGGGTGATACTTATCAATATCCCGTTTTCTTTGAGTGTGACAGTCTGCTCGGGGACCAAATTAAGAAAATAGAGAAGTATTTCCGTATTCGCCGCAGATCAGGCGGAGGGGACTGCGGACCTTTGACTTGTGTGGACGGCAGAATCTACAGCGTCGCGTTCAAAGACCAGAGAG ATCAGCAGGCAGTTCTGCAGAGATCTGAACATGATGTGGATGGTGTGGTGTTCACAGTCCGAGCCAGCCTGGAGCCTCACACCTCCTCCCCTGCAGGAGGACAGGGTTTTACAGCACCTGCACAG AGCCCACAGCCCATGCCTGCCTCAACAGCTCCACCAAGTGGTGAAGAGTATGAACTACAACCTGATTCTTACCCCCTCCATGACCTAAAGGAGTGTCCCAaggcacacagcagcacagcaagaGGATCCACTGCTGGAGCTCCTGGGAACAGTGTCCATGTAGAGGTCATTCAGGGAACCATTGAGACCCAGCAG GTGGATGCTGTGGCATCGCCCATGGTCGGCCATCACCCTCTCTCAACTCGTATTGGACAAACTTTGTCCGAGATGGCTGGACACCAGATGAAGGTAAAGTTCCTAGAGGAAGCAGGAGAAGGAATTTTCCCTGGTGACACGGTGCTGGTGGAGGACTTGCCTGGACTTCCATCTCGTGCAGTGTTCTTCCTCAGCCTCATTCCTTGGGATGAAGACCAAGATGGAGCTGCTGTCCAG GCTCTGAGACTGGGCATCAACACAATCCTGACTTCCTGTGAGAATAAAGGGTTCGGATCTGTTGCCCTTCCTGTACTCGGAGCTGGAATCGCCCTGCGTTTTCCTGACAGCGTGGTAGCCAGGGTTCTGCTGGAGGAAATTCATTCATTCGAACAGGATCGAGCCAGCAGAACACCACTGCTGGTCCGCATCATCATCCACCCCGATGACGAAGAGCTTAGTGAG GTCTTCACGCCTGCCCAGGAAGCTCTCCAACTGAAAGAATTCACAAAAGATGTTCACCAACCAGATCAAG GGCCAACTACAAAGAGGATTGTACTGTTAGGGAAAACTGGATCTGGCAAAAGCAACCTAGCTAACACCATATTTGGAGAAAAGGTATTCATCACAAATCATTCTCCCAACTCTGGAACAAGCGAATGCCAAGCAGAAACCAAATCTGTCAATGGAAGAAGCGTCACTTTGATCGACACGCCTGGTTTATTTGATGCGGGGAGGTCTGAAGAGGAACTGAGGCCTGAGATATTGAGCTGTATCACAGAGTGCGCTCCTGGGCCTCACGCTTTTCTCATTGTGCTTAGAGTGGAGAAATTCACAGAGCACGAGCAGGCTGTCATCAATAAAATATGTCAATATTTCTCTGGAGATGCTCTGAAATATGCTGTGATCGTCTTCACTCATGGCGACCAGCTCCCTAAGGGGATGAAAATCGAGGAGTTTGTCAGTCAGAATGTGAGTCTCAGTGATCTGGTGAAGCAGTGTGGAGGTCGCTGCCACGTCGTGGATAATAAATACTGGAAGAACAAACTGCAGAATAACTACAGGAGCAACCAGTTCcaggtggaggagctgctcaGCACAATTGACAAGATGGTGATGGAAAACAATGGAGGCTACTACACTAATGACATGTTGCAAGCAGTGGAAAATGAAGTacaggcagaagaagaagagatacGACAGAAATCAGGAAACATGTCAGAGGAAGAGATCAGAAAACAAGCTAAAAGCAAAGTGTCTCAGAGGTTTCTGATCCAGCTGGCAGGTACTGCAACAGGGGCACTGTTAGGCGCCTTCTTTGGTGTTGCAGCAATGGTTGGATTAGTTATCACGGCTCTGCACAACACTTCAGGCTTGTTGAAACTCATTAAAAAACCAGCAGTAGGAGgggtggctgcagcagcagcagcaggaggaggagaagtagCAGTCATAGCTGCTGGAGTCACGGTAGGtttggctgcagcagcaactGGAGCAACTATGGGTGGGATGATAGGACACGAAGCAGCTGAGAGAGCAGAAACACCACAGGAGGCAGCACAGATGGCATTTAATTCTGTCATTGAGAAAAGTAAAGCGCAATTAAAGCAACTGTAG
- the LOC124054835 gene encoding uncharacterized protein LOC124054835 isoform X2 yields MPASTAPPSGEEYELQPDSYPLHDLKECPKAHSSTARGSTAGAPGNSVHVEVIQGTIETQQVDAVASPMVGHHPLSTRIGQTLSEMAGHQMKVKFLEEAGEGIFPGDTVLVEDLPGLPSRAVFFLSLIPWDEDQDGAAVQALRLGINTILTSCENKGFGSVALPVLGAGIALRFPDSVVARVLLEEIHSFEQDRASRTPLLVRIIIHPDDEELSEVFTPAQEALQLKEFTKDVHQPDQGPTTKRIVLLGKTGSGKSNLANTIFGEKVFITNHSPNSGTSECQAETKSVNGRSVTLIDTPGLFDAGRSEEELRPEILSCITECAPGPHAFLIVLRVEKFTEHEQAVINKICQYFSGDALKYAVIVFTHGDQLPKGMKIEEFVSQNVSLSDLVKQCGGRCHVVDNKYWKNKLQNNYRSNQFQVEELLSTIDKMVMENNGGYYTNDMLQAVENEVQAEEEEIRQKSGNMSEEEIRKQAKSKVSQRFLIQLAGTATGALLGAFFGVAAMVGLVITALHNTSGLLKLIKKPAVGGVAAAAAAGGGEVAVIAAGVTVGLAAAATGATMGGMIGHEAAERAETPQEAAQMAFNSVIEKSKAQLKQL; encoded by the exons ATGCCTGCCTCAACAGCTCCACCAAGTGGTGAAGAGTATGAACTACAACCTGATTCTTACCCCCTCCATGACCTAAAGGAGTGTCCCAaggcacacagcagcacagcaagaGGATCCACTGCTGGAGCTCCTGGGAACAGTGTCCATGTAGAGGTCATTCAGGGAACCATTGAGACCCAGCAG GTGGATGCTGTGGCATCGCCCATGGTCGGCCATCACCCTCTCTCAACTCGTATTGGACAAACTTTGTCCGAGATGGCTGGACACCAGATGAAGGTAAAGTTCCTAGAGGAAGCAGGAGAAGGAATTTTCCCTGGTGACACGGTGCTGGTGGAGGACTTGCCTGGACTTCCATCTCGTGCAGTGTTCTTCCTCAGCCTCATTCCTTGGGATGAAGACCAAGATGGAGCTGCTGTCCAG GCTCTGAGACTGGGCATCAACACAATCCTGACTTCCTGTGAGAATAAAGGGTTCGGATCTGTTGCCCTTCCTGTACTCGGAGCTGGAATCGCCCTGCGTTTTCCTGACAGCGTGGTAGCCAGGGTTCTGCTGGAGGAAATTCATTCATTCGAACAGGATCGAGCCAGCAGAACACCACTGCTGGTCCGCATCATCATCCACCCCGATGACGAAGAGCTTAGTGAG GTCTTCACGCCTGCCCAGGAAGCTCTCCAACTGAAAGAATTCACAAAAGATGTTCACCAACCAGATCAAG GGCCAACTACAAAGAGGATTGTACTGTTAGGGAAAACTGGATCTGGCAAAAGCAACCTAGCTAACACCATATTTGGAGAAAAGGTATTCATCACAAATCATTCTCCCAACTCTGGAACAAGCGAATGCCAAGCAGAAACCAAATCTGTCAATGGAAGAAGCGTCACTTTGATCGACACGCCTGGTTTATTTGATGCGGGGAGGTCTGAAGAGGAACTGAGGCCTGAGATATTGAGCTGTATCACAGAGTGCGCTCCTGGGCCTCACGCTTTTCTCATTGTGCTTAGAGTGGAGAAATTCACAGAGCACGAGCAGGCTGTCATCAATAAAATATGTCAATATTTCTCTGGAGATGCTCTGAAATATGCTGTGATCGTCTTCACTCATGGCGACCAGCTCCCTAAGGGGATGAAAATCGAGGAGTTTGTCAGTCAGAATGTGAGTCTCAGTGATCTGGTGAAGCAGTGTGGAGGTCGCTGCCACGTCGTGGATAATAAATACTGGAAGAACAAACTGCAGAATAACTACAGGAGCAACCAGTTCcaggtggaggagctgctcaGCACAATTGACAAGATGGTGATGGAAAACAATGGAGGCTACTACACTAATGACATGTTGCAAGCAGTGGAAAATGAAGTacaggcagaagaagaagagatacGACAGAAATCAGGAAACATGTCAGAGGAAGAGATCAGAAAACAAGCTAAAAGCAAAGTGTCTCAGAGGTTTCTGATCCAGCTGGCAGGTACTGCAACAGGGGCACTGTTAGGCGCCTTCTTTGGTGTTGCAGCAATGGTTGGATTAGTTATCACGGCTCTGCACAACACTTCAGGCTTGTTGAAACTCATTAAAAAACCAGCAGTAGGAGgggtggctgcagcagcagcagcaggaggaggagaagtagCAGTCATAGCTGCTGGAGTCACGGTAGGtttggctgcagcagcaactGGAGCAACTATGGGTGGGATGATAGGACACGAAGCAGCTGAGAGAGCAGAAACACCACAGGAGGCAGCACAGATGGCATTTAATTCTGTCATTGAGAAAAGTAAAGCGCAATTAAAGCAACTGTAG
- the LOC124054567 gene encoding GTPase IMAP family member 7-like produces MDVPTSRRIVLLGKTGAGKSSLANNIFGENLFTTNNSPNSEASKCQAETRSLNGRSLTLTDTPGFFDTKRSEEELMADILRCITECSPGPHAFLIVLKVEKFTDQEQDIVTKMCQYFSEEAFRYTTVLFTHGDQLCEGQKIEEFVSHSEGLSDLVKKCGGRCHVVDNKYWKNNQQGEYRSNQFQVAELLKTIEKMTEANKGRCYTNEMLQDVKREIQEEEERMRSANMSTGNMSLEEINSKAKNNVFGRLLIRLSGIAVGALLGVFLGVISARSSKREDLLLAAQSSGVEGLMAGFKAAGGAESPGKAMEMAATAVLSQCGLLPHQNNN; encoded by the exons ATGGACG TGCCGACTTCAAGAAGGATTGTTCTGCTGGGAAAAACTGGAGCTGGAAAAAGCAGCCTGGCTAACAACATATTTGGAGAGAATTTATTCACCACAAACAATTCTCCCAACTCTGAAGCCAGCAAATGTCAAGCAGAAACCAGATCACTCAATGGAAGAAGTCTCACTTTGACTGACACTCCTGGGTTTTTTGACACAAAGAGGTCTGAGGAGGAGCTGATGGCTGACATCTTGAGGTGTATCACAGAGTGCTCACCTGGTCCTCACGCTTTTCTCATCGTGCTGAAGGTGGAGAAATTCACTGACCAGGAGCAGGACATTGTCactaaaatgtgtcaatatttCTCTGAAGAAGCTTTCAGATATACCACAGTCCTCTTCACTCATGGTGACCAGCTCTGTGAAGGGCAGAAGATTGAGGAGTTTGTCAGCCACAGTGAGGGCCTGAGTGATCTGGTGAAGAAGTGTGGAGGTCGCTGCCACGTCGTGGATAATAAATACTGGAAGAACAACCAACAGGGTGAATACAGGAGCAACCAGTTCCAGGTGGCAGAGCTGCTCAAGACAATAGAAAAAATGACTGAGGCAAATAAAGGAAGGTGCTATACTAATGAGATGCTACAAGACGTGAAAAGAGAAatacaagaagaggaagaacgTATGAGATCAGCAAACATGTCGACAGGAAACATGTCATTGGAAGAGATTAATTCTAAAGctaaaaacaatgtttttgggAGGTTATTGATCAGATTATCAGGTATTGCAGTCGGTGCCTTGTTAGGAGTTTTCCTTGGTGTGATTTCAGCAAGATCAAGTAAAAGAGAGGACTTGTTATTGGCTGCTCAAAGCAGTGGAGTGGAGGGCCTTATGGCAGGGTTTAaagcagctggaggagcagaaaGTCCAGGCAAAGCCATGGAGATGGCAGCAACGGCCGTCTTGAGCCAATGTGGACTTTTAccacatcaaaacaacaactAA
- the ltb4r2a gene encoding leukotriene B4 receptor 2a produces MSLSNGSSMAGNETIVDNPTATTMGALILSLVFLLGFPGNFFIVWSILARARKQTVTTLLILNLAIADGSLMSLTPFFIVYLVLKKWVFGNIMCKVLFYLCLLNMYASIQLIMLMSIYRLVAVLWPQRLGLFTGRKTVLRVLAVVWVLVMVASIPALIFRRVEKARNTFVCDSFHDSHNHVVLQYTLELVLGFLIPYGIIVVSYICILRRIRNTKFGRRIRSEKLILAIVLTFCLFWLPYHIINMVQVTWALCPEGEVKQMLNKIWHSSRAVTSSIAFISSCANPVLYFFAGKSYIRREGLSFMARLFEGTGLDSVSRKSRQNSQNSRDKDKDTDAVMLKQ; encoded by the exons ATGTCCCTGAGCAACGGATCCTCCATGGCAGGAAACGAGACCATAGTGGATAATCCAACTGCCACCACGATGGGCGCCCTCATCCTGAGCCTCGTCTTCCTACTTGGCTTCCCTGGAAACTTCTTCATCGTGTGGAGCATCCTGGCCCGCGCCCGAAAGCAAACAGTCACCACCCTTCTCATCCTCAACCTCGCCATCGCCGACGGCTCACTGATGTCTCTCACCCCCTTCTTCATCGTCTACCTGGTTTTGAAGAAATGGGTGTTTGGGAATATAATGTGTAAGGTCCTCTTCTACCTGTGTCTGCTCAACATGTACGCCTCCATCCAGCTCATCATGCTCATGAGCATCTACAGGCTGGTGGCCGTGCTGTGGCCGCAGCGACTCGGTCTTTTCACCGGCCGCAAGACGGTATTGCGGGTGCTGGCTGTGGTGTGGGTGCTGGTGATGGTCGCCTCCATCCCTGCGCTGATCTTCAGAAGAGTGGAGAAAGCAAGAAATACTTTCGTGTGTGACTCATTCCATGACAGTCACAACCAC GTGGTCCTCCAGTACACGCTGGAGCTCGTGCTGGGGTTTTTAATCCCCTACGGGATCATTGTAGTCAGTTACATATGCATCTTACGGCGGATCCGAAACACCAAGTTCGGCCGTCGCATTCGTAGCGAGAAGCTCATCCTGGCCATAGTGTTGACCTTCTGCCTCTTTTGGTTGCCTTACCACATCATCAACATGGTGCAA GTAACATGGGCTTTGTGTCCAGAGGGTgaagtaaaacaaat GCTGAATAAAATATGGCACAGCAGCCGTGCTGTCACCTCTTCCATAGCCTTCATCAGCAGCTGTGCCAACCCAGTGCTCTACTTCTTCGCAGGAAAGTCGTACATCCGGCGAGAGGGCCTGTCATTCATGGCTCGCTTGTTCGAAGGCACGGGGCTGGATTCGGTAAGCAGGAAGAGCCGACAGAACAGCCAGAACAGCCGcgacaaagacaaagacacagatgcCGTCATGCTAAAGCAGTAA
- the LOC124055057 gene encoding GTPase IMAP family member 7-like, whose amino-acid sequence MNVLNTTRIVLLGKTGVGKSSLANNIFGEAKFQIHHFNDFTMHCSLAETASVNGRSLTLIDTPGFFDPGRSEEDMKPEFLRCITECSPGPHAFLIVLKVEKFTEQEQAVITQMCEYFSENALRYAVVVFTHGDQLPEGQKIEEFVSHSEGLSDLVKQCGGRCHVVDNKYWKNNQQGEYRSNQFQVAELLKTIEKMTEANEGRYYTNEMLQKCEKQIQEEEDRIKQSSPNMSQEAIREQAKRNVFKKQVDKAPRTWIRGLVIVGLLTAVLAVLINLKCAKLPKEVQNDKGPIAKAVEVAAEGTVERASTVEQVAEVLITPVKVVLKTSEAVINKLNALSERMYNLFE is encoded by the exons ATGAACG TGTTAAACACAACAAGGATTGTCCTCCTAGGGAAAACTGGAGTTGGAAAGAGCAGCCTGGCTAACAACATATTTGGAGAGGCCAAATTCCAAATACACCATTTCAATGACTTCACGATGCATTGTTCTCTGGCAGAGACTGCATCAGTCAATGGAAGAAGCCTCACTTTGATCGACACTCCTGGTTTCTTTGACCCGGGCAGGTCTGAGGAGGACATGAAGCCCGAGTTCTTGAGGTGTATCACAGAGTGCTCACCTGGTCCTCACGCTTTTCTCATCGTGCTGAAGGTGGAGAAATTCACTGAGCAGGAGCAGGCTGTCATCACACAAATGTGTGAATATTTCTCTGAGAATGCTCTGAGATATGCTGTGGTTGTCTTCACTCATGGTGACCAGCTCCCTGAAGGGCAGAAGATTGAGGAGTTTGTCAGTCACAGTGAGGGCCTGAGTGATCTGGTGAAGCAGTGTGGAGGTCGCTGCCACGTCGTGGATAATAAATACTGGAAGAACAACCAACAGGGTGAATACAGGAGCAACCAGTTCCAGGTGGCAGAGCTGCTCAAGACAATAGAGAAGATGACTGAGGCAAATGAAGGAAGGTACTATACTAATGAGATGCTacagaaatgtgagaaacaaatacaagaagaggaagatcGCATAAAGCAGTCGTCTCCAAACATGTCACAGGAAGCAATCAGAGAGCAGGCTAAAAGAAACGTCTTTAAGAAGCAGGTGGACAAAGCACCTCGGACATGGATTAGAGGCTTAGTCATAGTTGGGTTACTTACGGCTGTCTTAGCTGTGctgattaatttaaaatgtgcaaagctACCTAAAGAAGTACAAAATGACAAAGGACCAATAGCTAAAGCAGTGGAAGTGGCAGCTGAAGGTACAGTGGAGCGAGCCAGTACAGTAGAACAGGTAGCAGAGGTGTTGATCACACCAGTGAAAGTCGTACTGAAGACATCTGAAGCTGTAATTAACAAACTCAATGCTTTGTCTGAAAGAATGTACAATCTGTTTGAATGA
- the LOC124054839 gene encoding tripartite motif-containing protein 16-like → MELDHNQFCCSVCLDLLKEPVTIPCGHSYCKHCIEGCWDQEEETGTYSCPQCRETFTSRPVLRRNNMLAEVVEKLKKSSTHQASPNPPPPPPPAAAAAEACAGPADVACDFCCETRPNKATMSCLTCLASYCPAHLEPHYSVPVLKKHQLVSTTIPLQKKMCEKHNKLMEVYCQTDRKCVCYLCILDEHKQHSTLSAAAEREREQKQLSARQKEVQQRFKEREKELNVLIQALKDFKSCSKTAVKTSDDIFDQLISSMKDKRTLAQKLITDQEKTAIAQAEKLQLQLEEEITSLRRRDAELEQLSHVDDNIHFIQTFKTLSAPCENPDLPCGPPVCPKRWFKSVTDCVSKLKDDMESLLKDTWPKISATVSTIKVVLPPEPKTREDFLRYSCPLTLEKNSAPEYLTISQDYRRVTSTAPRNHYRCYELSESYEYSDSITKLRQVLCREGLSGRCYWEVSLSGRIWSVAVSYKDASDSEFGSNNGSWSLDCSQNGCSFRHNRTAVKASGTKTSKIGVYLDYEADTLAFYKVDSNMMTLLHKEQATFTQPLYPGLGLRNDGSYSSKRYHAELMKLW, encoded by the exons ATGGAGTTGGATCACAATCAGTTCTGCTGTTCAGTGTGCCTGGACCTGCTAAAAGAGCCAGTAACGATTCCCTGTGGACACAGTTACTGCAAGCACTGCATTGAGGGATGCTGGGACCAGGAAGAGGAGACGGGGACGTACAGCTGCCCTCAGTGCAGGGAGACCTTCACCTCGAGGCCCGTCCTGAGGAGGAACAACATGCTGGCTGAG GTTGTTGAGAAGCTGAAGAAGTCAAGCACCCATCAGGCTTCTCCAaatcctccacctcctccaccacctgctgctgctgctgctgaggcctGTGCTGGTCCAGCAGATGTTGCCTGTGATTTCTGTTGTGAGACCAGACCCAACAAAGCCACGATGTCTTGTCTGACATGTTTGGCGTCTTACTGTCCAGCTCACCTCGAGCCTCACTACAGCGTTCCTGTTCTGAAGAAGCACCAGCTGGTCTCGACCACAATCCCGCTGCAGAAAAAGATGTGTGAAAAGCACAACAAGCTGATGGAGGTCTActgccagacagacaggaagtgcgtGTGCTATCTGTGCATTCTAGATGAACATAAGCAACACAGCAcgctgtcagctgcagcagagagggaacGGGAACAG AAACAGCTGAGTGCAAGACAAAAGGAGGTCCAGCAGAGATTCAAGGAGCGCGAAAAGGAGCTGAATGTGCTCATCCAAGCTCTGAAGGATTTCAAG AGTTGTAGTAAGACTGCAGTGAAGACCAGTGATGATATCTTTGATCAGCTGATCTCCTCCATGAAGGATAAACGCACTTTGGCGCAGAAGCTGATCACAGATCAGGAGAAAACTGCCATCGCTCAGGctgagaagctgcagctgcagctcgaGGAGGAGATCACCAGCCTGAGGAGGAGGGACGCCGAGCTGGAACAGCTTTCTCATGTGGACGACAACATCCACTTCATTCAG ACTTTCAAGACCCTCTCGGCCCCCTGTGAAAATCCAGACTTACCTTGTGGTCCTCCTGTTTGTCCAAAACGTTGGTTCAAATCCgtgactgactgtgtgtctaAGCTGAAGGATGACATGGAGAGCCTCCTGAAAGACACATGGCCCAAAATCTCTGCCACAG tgtcCACAATCAAAGTTGTGCTGCCTCCTGAGCCAAAGACCCGAGAGGATTTTTTACGCT ATTCCTGTCCTCTAACACTGGAAAAGAACTCAGCCCCTGAATATCTGACCATTTCACAAGATTACCGGCGAGTGACGAGTACAGCCCCTAGGAATCATTATAGATGTTATGAGTTGTCTGAGAGTTATGAGTACTCTGACAGCATAACAAAACTCAGACAGGTGCTGTGCAGAGAGGGTTTGTCAGGGCGATGTTACTGGGAGGTCAGTTTAAGTGGTCGGATTTGGTCTGTGGCAGTGTCATACAAAGACGCATCGGACTCAGAGTTTGGAAGTAATAATGGGTCATGGAGTCTAGACTGCTCCCAAAATGGTTGCTCTTTTCGACATAACAGGACAGCAGTTAAAGCATCAGGCACTAAAACTTCCAAGATCGGAGTGTACCTGGATTACGAGGCAGACACTTTGGCCTTTTATAAAGTCGACTCTAACATGATGACTCTGCTCCACAAAGAACAGGCCACATTCACTCAGCCTCTGTATCCTGGTCTCGGGCTGAGGAATGATGGATCTTACTCAAGCAAAAGATATCAtgcagagctgatgaagttgtGGTGA